The following proteins are co-located in the Candidatus Micrarchaeota archaeon genome:
- a CDS encoding alpha/beta hydrolase, translated as MKERMILVHRWGGTPNSDWYPWIRRMLLERDFEVLVPEMPHTNEPHIGEWVPYLSEVAKGIDENTYFIGHSVGCQAIMRYLEELGGDVAVGAVFIAPWLNLIGSSLESNEEKELAMEWTSTPIDLHAVKRHLKSSFALFSDNDPFVPLDDSRIFREELGSRVVIHPKRGHFTEDDGVLELHAAFNEIMKMAK; from the coding sequence ATGAAGGAGCGAATGATACTGGTGCACAGGTGGGGCGGAACCCCAAATTCAGACTGGTACCCTTGGATAAGAAGGATGCTGCTGGAAAGGGATTTCGAGGTGCTTGTGCCTGAAATGCCACATACTAATGAGCCGCACATAGGCGAATGGGTGCCTTACCTGTCGGAAGTCGCGAAAGGCATAGATGAAAACACATATTTCATAGGGCACAGCGTGGGATGCCAGGCTATAATGCGGTACCTTGAAGAGCTTGGCGGCGATGTGGCGGTGGGTGCAGTGTTCATTGCCCCGTGGCTGAACCTGATAGGAAGCTCGCTTGAATCAAACGAAGAGAAAGAGCTGGCTATGGAATGGACATCAACCCCGATAGACCTTCATGCTGTAAAGAGGCATCTGAAAAGCTCGTTCGCCCTGTTCTCCGACAACGATCCGTTTGTGCCGCTAGATGATTCAAGGATATTCCGGGAAGAACTAGGATCGAGGGTGGTGATACACCCGAAAAGGGGGCACTTCACCGAGGATGACGGGGTACTTGAGCTGCATGCGGCGTTCAACGAGATAATGAAAATGGCCAAATAG